ACTTCGTTCCCTCCTGAGTGGATCCTGAGTACGGCGGGACACGAGAAATCCCGTCGGAAACAGGGAGGACCATCTCCCAAGGCTAAATACTCCCTAGTGACCGATAGTGAACCAGTACCGTGAGGGAAAGGTGAAAAGCACCCCGGAAGGGGAGTGAAATAGATCCTGAAACCGTGTGCTTACAAGTAATCAGAGCCCGTTAATGGGTGATGGTGTGCCTTTTGTAGAATGAACCGGCGAGTTACGATCCCATGCGAGGTTAAGTTGAAAAGACGGAGCCGCAGCGAAAGCGAGTCTGAATAGGGCGAATTAGTATGTGGTCGTAGACCCGAAACCAGGTGATCTACCCATGTCCAGGGTGAAGTTCAGGTAACACTGAATGGAGGCCCGAACCCACGCACGTTGAAAAGTGCGGGGATGAGGTGTGGGTAGCGGAGAAATTCCAATCGAACCTGGAGATAGCTGGTTCTCTCCGAAATAGCTTTAGGGCTAGCCTCAAGATGAGAGTATTGGAGGTAGAGCACTGATTGGACTAGGGGCCCCCAACGGGTTACCGAATTCAGTCAAACTCCGAATGCCAAATACTTATTCTTGGGAGTCAGACTGCGAGTGATAAGATCCGTAGTCAAAAGGGAAACAGCCCAGACCACCAGCTAAGGTCCCAAAGTATACGTTAAGTGGAAAAGGATGTGGAGTTGCTTAGACAACCAGGATGTTGGCTCAGAAGCAGCCACCATTTAAAGAGTGCGTAATAGCTCACTGGTCGAGTGACTCCGCGCCGAAAATGTACCGGGGCTAAACGTATCACCGAAGCTGTGGATGGACACCGTAGGGTGTCCGTGGTAGGAGAGCGTTCTAAGGGCGTCGAAGCTAGACCGTAAGGACTGGTGGAGCGCTTAGAAGTGAGAATGCCGGTATGAGTAGCGAAAGAAGGGTGAGAATCCCTTCCACCGAATGCCCAAGGTTTCCTGAGGAAGGCTCGTCCGCTCAGGGTTAGTCGGGACCTAAGCCGAGGCCGAAAGGCGTAGGCGATGGATAACAGGTTGATATTCCTGTACCACCAATTTATCGTTTGAACGATGGGGGGACGCAGGAGGATAGGGTAAGCGCGCTGTTGGATATGCGCGTCTAAGCAGTTAGGCCGGAAACGAGGCAAATCCCGTTTCCATTAAGGCGGAGCTGTGATAGCGAGGGAAATTAAGTACCGAAGTTCCTGATTCCACACTGCCTAGAAAAGCCTCTAGTGAGATAAAGGGTGCCCGTACCGCAAACCGACACAGGTAGGCGAGGAGAGAATCCTAAGGTGTGCGAGAGAACTCTCGTTAAGGAACTCGGCAAAATGACCCCGTAACTTCGGGAGAAGGGGTGCTTTTTAGGGTGAATAGCCCGGAAAAGCCGCAGTGAATAGGCCCAGGCGACTGTTTAGCAAAAACACAGGTCTCTGCGAAGCCGCAAGGCGAAGTATAGGGGCTGACGCCTGCCCGGTGCTGGAAGGTTAAGGGGAGAGGTTAGCGTAAGCGAAGCTTTGAACCGAAGCCCCAGTAAACGGCGGCCGTAACTATAACGGTCCTAAGGTAGCGAAATTCCTTGTCGGGTAAGTTCCGACCCGCACGAAAGGCGTAACGATCTGGGCACTGTCTCAACGAGAGACTCGGTGAAATTATAGTACCTGTGAAGATGCAGGTTACCCGCGACAGGACGGAAAGACCCCGTGGAGCTTTACTGTAACCTGATATTGAATTTTGGTACAGCTTGTACAGGATAGGTAGGAGCCTTTGAAACCGGAGCGCTAGCTTCGGTGGAGGCATTGGTGGGATACTACCCTGGCTGTATTGAAATTCTAACCCGCGCCCCTTATCGGGGTGGGAGACAGTGTCAGGTGGACAGTTTGACTGGGGCGGTCGCCTCCTAAAGAGTAACGGAGGCGCCCAAAGGTTCCCTCAGAATGGTTGGAAATCATTCGTAGAGTGTAAAGGCACAAGGGAGCTTGACTGCGAGACCTACAAGTCGAGCAGGGACGAAAGTCGGGCTTAGTGATCCGGTGGTTCCGCATGGAAGGGCCATCGCTCAACGGATAAAAGCTACCCCGGGGATAACAGGCTTATCTCCCCCAAGAGTCCACATCGACGGGGAGGTTTGGCACCTCGATGTCGGCTCATCGCATCCTGGGGCTGTAGTCGGTCCCAAGGGTTGGGCTGTTCGCCCATTAAAGCGGTACGCGAGCTGGGTTCAGAACGTCGTGAGACAGTTCGGTCCCTATCCGTCGTGGGCGCAGGAAATTTGAGAGGAGCTGTCCTTAGTACGAGAGGACCGGGATGGACGCACCGCTGGTGTACCAGTTGTCTTGCCAAAGGCATAGCTGGGTAGCTACGTGCGGACGGGATAAGTGCTGAAAGCATCTAAGCATGAAGCCCCCCTCAAGATGAGATTTCCCATAGCGTAAGCTAGTAAGATCCCTGAAAGATGATCAGGTAGATAGGTTTGAGGTGGAAGCGTGGTGACACGTGGAGCTGACAAATACTAATCGATCGAGGACTTAACCATTCGTTTTAATTACATGCAAAACCCTTCTTATTATCTAGTTTTGAAGGAACAACGTTCCTTTATAGTCTGGTAATGATGGCGAAGAGGCCACACCCGTTCCCATTCCGAACACGGAAGTTAAGCTCTTCAGCGCCGATGGTAGTTGGGGGTCTCCCCCTGTGAGAGTAGGACATTGCCAGGCAATAGAAAGAAAAGATCAGCTGCATAGCTGGTCTTTTTTTGTGGTGTTTTTTAGAAGTTGAGCAGGAAGCGTGGTACTTTGAGGGGTATTTTGTACTGAAAATAGTGCCCAGACAGGAATAAACAAGATCCAGACGCGATTACCACAACGTAGACGGGAATAAGAGTACTCCTGGTCTTATGTCAAGAAAGTGGACACTATATTTCGGCGAACTTTCCTATGTGAAGTCCTACCGTACTTAGCTTAAGGGGGATATAAAATCGATTAGTCGACATCTCAACTAATCGAATTTTTTATCAAACTGGTTAAATAACAGCCTTCTTTACGGGGTGTTGTCCCTCGTAATTTCGCTCAAAATGAATAGCTTAACTTGGAATGTTTTCTCTTCTCATTATTATCGTCCATCGCCCACCCGACAATTTTTCTAGAAAACAAGTCCATGACCGTCGATAAATATACCCACCCTTCTAAGGTCCGTATGTACGTAATATCAGCTACCCATACTTGATTGGGGGTTTGAACGGTAAACGTTTGATTTAATAGATTAGGATAGATACGTAGGTTATGCTTGGAGTCGGTAGTCGCCACATATCTTTGTTTTGGCGTAGCCCGGATACCTAGTTCACACATCATACGGCCTACCGTTTTGCATGAAATCGTGTACCCCCATTCCACTAAGTCATGATGGATACGCGGACTGCCATAGGTTTCACCACTTTCGTGAAAGGACTTACTAATTTTCTGTTGAACCTCTTTTTTATACACTTCTTTTTCAGGAGAAAGTTTGTCCTGGTTTTTCCGCCATTTATAGTACCCACTCGTTGATACCTTCAAAACTCTGCACATCATCACTACCGTATGCTCATCCTTATGGGCGTGAATAAACCGGTAAATTACGAGGGGTCTTTTGTGAAAATATGCATGGCCTTTTTTAAGATTTCATTTTCCTCTCTCAGTTTATTCAATTCTTTTTCATGTTGTTTTTGAAGGGTCTCAACTTCACTTGGAGTGAGGTAGGTTTCTTGATCGGATCCTTTCTTTTTCTTCTTCCGATAGTCTGACACCCATCCCTTAATGGTCGAAGAAGAAATCTCTAATTCATGAGCGACTTCTGTAACCATACGATGATCTTCTACGATTAGTTTAGCTACATACTCTTTGAACTGTGAATCACGATGTTTTCCCATGTAAACACTTCCTTTTATTAGGTAAGTTAAGTATACGTTATAACTGGATTTGACGTGTCCACTTTTAAGACTAACTTTACTCCAGATGGGATTAATGGTCGGAATAGCATAAACAGAGATAAAATACCCCTAGGGGAAAACTTATTCATCAGGTCTACCTAAAAAGTGTAACTAAAGAAATAGATCTAAAGATTAGCGACCCATTTTCAAAAACCATCAAAACAATGATGCCCCATGGGGTATTTTAGAGCAGAAAATAGGGCCCAGACGGGAATACGCAGCCTCTAGACGGGAATACGCATGATCCAGACGGGAATACGTGAAGACCAGACGGGATTAATGGCCGGAATAGCAGAAAAATAGATAATATACCCCCGCAGAGGAACTTATTCATCAGGTCTACCTAAAAAGTGTATCTAAAGAAATAGACCTAAAGAATAGCGACCCATTTTCAAAAACCCTGCAAACAATGATGCCGCACGGGGATATTCTAGATATGGAAATATTGCCCATGAGGGAATGGGCATGATGCAGACGGGAATACGGCCATCTCAGACGGGAATACGTGAAGACCAGACGGGATTAACAGCCGGAATAGCAGAAAAATAGATAGAATCCCCCCCGGGGAAACTTATTCATCAGGTCTACCTAAAAAGTGTATCTAAAGAAATAGTCCTAAAGATTAGCGACTCATTTTCTAAAAAACCAATAAAGCATGATGCCGCAGTTAGTTATTTGAAATTGACTGGTCTTCTTTAAAAGTGTATCTAAAGAAATAACAATGCAAAAGAAGTGACACGTTTTAAAAAACTACACTAAAGATAGTGTCGAGACTGATTGAGCTCGTTATGGACAAATAATTTTATATTGGCTCTGTTAATGTTTATTGTTGATAATAGGTAATTAGGAACTTAGGTTCTACAATGGGGTTAACTAAAAAGATTGGTGACGACCGTGAGAGCGACTGATATTCTTAAAGCCATTCAAAAATTAAATCCAGCAGAGAAATCGACTACGAGAATATTTAATAGAGAGAGAAGGATAAGTATTAATGCAAATTTATTCATATAGCATCCCAGCTTTAGATTACAAGAGCATTCCTATTTATGATAAACATAACAATGGTGCGTAAGTTTAAGAAGAAAATTTTTAAAATAGAACTTCCCTGAAACAAGAAGATTTATTTTTGGTTTTATTTCAACATCACTTTAACAGAGCCTTTATATTAAATAAGGTCGACATTCGCTGCACACATGTTCATGACAATAAAAAGCACAAGTGAAAGTACCCGAATGTACTTGAACTTCAATATTAAATTTTTCCTTCTATATAAATAACATAATATCTTAATCAGTGCAGTTACATAGCCTTGGGTTAGAAAGAATCAACTGAGAGATATATGAATTATAGTTTGTAGCATACTAATTTTGTGTAAGAAACATACCAATATCCAGTGAATCTAATTTCTGTCTTATTAAATCAACACTGTATTAAGGTTAATTGTCTATTTTAATCGAAGGGATAAACTTCGTTCATAGGTTTCTTACTTCTAGGTGATCCTTTGAAATTGAAATGGTGATAACTCCTATTATAGAAGAGAATGTTCACTTGAGACGTATGCTGGAGATATAATAAGTTGAACTGGAAAGTTAATGATGATCAGATTAGATGGTCGTAACCAACTAAAGTTAGGCAAAGGGACTAATTGAGTTGTCACCTTTTTTGCTGCCGTTTGATACTTATGATTAGTTTATTTTTATTTTGATATAACATATTGACATTAATCATGATAAGCAGTATTATTAGTAAGTCGCCAACACAGCGGCCTTGAAAAAACAATAACATGCATGCCGCAGGGGATGCTGAAGCGTAGCTTAAGAAGAAACACTCTTAAAAAAACTTATTGACTTCTTACTTGGTAGATGGTAAGATAAAGTAGTCGCTGAGAAACACGGCGATTAAAAATAAGTTAAAAACTTCGCAGAAGTTGACAACTGTTCGTAACCATGTTATACTAATTCTTGTAGCTAGCGAATAACTCGCAGCTGAAATTGCTCTTTGAAAACTGAACAAAACAAAGCGTCAACGTTTTAAAGAAGTGAGTACACACTATAAAAACAACCGAGCAAGTCAAACATTCTACGGAGAGTTTGATCCTGGCTCAGGATGAACGCTGGCGGCGTGCCTAATACATGCAAGTCGAGCGAATTGTTGAGTTTACTCAACAGTTAGCGGCGGACGGGTGAGTAACACGTGGGCAACCTGCCTATAAGACTGGGATAACTTCGGGAAACCGGAGCTAATACCGGATATGTTCTTTTCTCGCATGAGAGAAGATGGAAAGACGG
The Peribacillus sp. FSL H8-0477 genome window above contains:
- a CDS encoding IS3 family transposase, coding for MYRFIHAHKDEHTVVMMCRVLKVSTSGYYKWRKNQDKLSPEKEVYKKEVQQKISKSFHESGETYGSPRIHHDLVEWGYTISCKTVGRMMCELGIRATPKQRYVATTDSKHNLRIYPNLLNQTFTVQTPNQVWVADITYIRTLEGWVYLSTVMDLFSRKIVGWAMDDNNEKRKHSKLSYSF
- a CDS encoding transposase, which encodes MGKHRDSQFKEYVAKLIVEDHRMVTEVAHELEISSSTIKGWVSDYRKKKKKGSDQETYLTPSEVETLQKQHEKELNKLREENEILKKAMHIFTKDPS